In Candidatus Poribacteria bacterium, the genomic window TGGACACGTGCCGTGGGTGTGGCGGAGCTTCCTGCGGGGACACAACCCGTTATTCATGGACCCCTACGACGGCTCCGTTCTCGGCACGCCGGGCGATCCGGAGTGGGTTCCCATCCGCCAGGCGATGGGCGTCGCGCGCCGCGTCGCGGAGCGCGTGGAGCTCGGTCGGATGGTTCCGCGCGCCGACCTCGCCTCTAGCGGATACTGTCTCGCGGACGACGGCAGCACCTACATCGCCTATGCCGAAGACGGCGCGAACTTGATCCTCGACCTGTCCGACGCCAGAGGCGCCCTCACGGCGGAATGGATTCACCCCGTCAGGGGCGAGTCGACTACAGTAGAACCCGTCGCGCCCGGCAGACGCGAGTTCGTCGCGCCATTCGGCGGCGGAGCGGCGCTGCTTCTCTCCGCCCAGTGAACGGCAGGCAGGAGTCGCCTGGCTCATAGCATTCGGAGGAAGTCAGAGAGGGGTCAGGAACGCCCGCTTGCCCTGTGGGTGGCGTGGATCGTCCAGTTGCGGGGAACACCGCGCAGGAGAGCACCCTGGTCTGCATGATTCCAGTCTCCTCTCGGATGAGTCAACAGGATCAGAGACCCAACTCCCATCCCACCGAGAGCCGAACAGCCCTAGGGGAGGGATGGGGTTCTAGACGATCTGGAGCATCCGGTCGAGGGCGACCGCGGCCCATTTGGCGATGTCACGATCGACGGAGATCTGGTTGACCACCCGCCCCTCGGCGAGGTTATCGAGAACCCAGCAGAGGTGCTGCAGGTCGATCCGGTTCATCGTCGTGCAGAGGCACTGGTTCGGATCGAGCGAGACGATGAACTTGTCAGGATGCTGCTTCGCGAGTCGGTTCACGAGGTGGAGCTCCGTGCCGATCGCCCACTTGCTGCCCGTAGGAGCCGACTCGATGGTGCGCTTGATGTACTCCGTCGAGCCGGACAGGTCGGCGAGCTGCGCGACTTCGTAGGCGACTTCGGGATGAACGAGCACCGTGATGTCCGGGAACACCTCACGGAGCCGGACGACGTGCTTTGTCGTGAACAACTGGTGAACCGGGCAGTTGCCGCGCCACAGGAGGATGTCCGCGTTTCGGATCATCTCCTTCGTGTTCCCGCCCAGCGGTAGCTCCGGGTCCCACACGAGCATGCGGTCGAGCGGGATGCCTCGCGCCGCTCCGACGTTCCTGCCCAGGTGCTCGTCCGGGAAGAAGAGCAGGCGCTGCTTCTGCGCGAACGCCCACTCCATGACGGCTCCCGCGTTCGACGACGTGCAGACGGCTCCGCCGTTCTCGCCGACGAATGCCTTCAGGTCGGCGGCGGAGTTCATGTAGGTGATCGGGGCGACCGTATCACCGACGACGCTGCGGAGGTCCGCCCAGCACTGCTCGACGGCTTCGAGGTCCGCCATGTCCGCCATGTGGCAACCGGCTTTGAGGTCGGGCAAGATGACCTTCTGGTGGTCGGCGCTGAGGATGTCAGCGCTCTCCGCCATGAAGTGAACGCCGCAGAAGACGATGTAATCGGCTTCTGGTCTCGCCGCCGCCTGCTGCGACAGTTTGAAGGAGTCGCCCTCGAAA contains:
- the nadA gene encoding quinolinate synthase NadA; the encoded protein is MSEDRLSERCRQVKAELGKRLVILGHHYQRDEVVALADFEGDSFKLSQQAAARPEADYIVFCGVHFMAESADILSADHQKVILPDLKAGCHMADMADLEAVEQCWADLRSVVGDTVAPITYMNSAADLKAFVGENGGAVCTSSNAGAVMEWAFAQKQRLLFFPDEHLGRNVGAARGIPLDRMLVWDPELPLGGNTKEMIRNADILLWRGNCPVHQLFTTKHVVRLREVFPDITVLVHPEVAYEVAQLADLSGSTEYIKRTIESAPTGSKWAIGTELHLVNRLAKQHPDKFIVSLDPNQCLCTTMNRIDLQHLCWVLDNLAEGRVVNQISVDRDIAKWAAVALDRMLQIV